The following is a genomic window from Bubalus bubalis isolate 160015118507 breed Murrah chromosome 19, NDDB_SH_1, whole genome shotgun sequence.
TGGATTTGTCTCCTATTGAcctaaaaaaataaggaaaaagaaagttattAATAATATAGCTGAGTAAAGTAGATAgtgcatgcttgcatgctaagttgcttcagtcatgttgactccgtgcgatcctatggactatagccctccaggctcctctgcccatgggattctccaggcaggaatcctggagcaggttgccatgtcctcctccagaggatcttatcTCATGTcttcctcattggcaggcaggttctttaccaatagcgccacctgggaagatggaGTAGATAATAGCTTTTATGCTATttgatcaaattttatttttctttcacagctAATTTTTTCCCTGAGCTCTAGTTCCATATGTCTCTACTTGTATACAGAACCTCTCTTACTTAAATGTAGTGTCGTCATCTCAAACTAAACATATTCTAAATTGAAGTGAACTTAATGGCTCCTCATATCCATTTAGTCCTCAAATCTTAGCTGGTCTTCTTTCAgactctcatttctcttttctatttcccTCACCGTCACTGTCCATCTGGACTACTACTATAAACTcctaaatgatttctttttattatttttcttctcacagTTCCACAGTAAGTTCTACCCCAGAATTAATTAGAATAAAGTAGTTTCATCCTGTCTGAACCCAAACCACCTTTGGTGAGTGATTCCATTGTCTAAATTCAGCCTGGCATTCTAAGTTCTCTGTAGCCTCACTTCCTACTTTCTCAAGCTTAGCTTCTACCTCTTTTCAGCATAGATAATGTACTGCCACTAAATtgatctccttttgccttctgaaCACATCTTATATGTTGTATTCCCTACCTCAAGTTTCCTTCCCTATGAAACTTCTCCCTTCCCTTGTTCATGTtaaaactggaagtttatactCTTTGGCTGACATCTTTCTATATCTCCCACCATTCACCAGCTCCAATAATCACCATTTTGTTCACTGTTTCTATcagtttggctttttaaaattctgcttgtGAGTGACATACGGTATATATTcctctctgtttgacttacttcacttagtatttaATGCCCTTAATGTCTGTCtgtattgtcacaaatggcagacgTTCATTCTTTcccatggctgaataatattccatcatatatgtgtgggtgtgtgtgtgtatatacatatcaggtcttctttatcccttcctgtgttgatgggcacttaggttgtttccatgatttggctattataaacagtgctgttaAAAACATGAGGATGCAGCTATCTCTTTTGagacagtgatttcatttcctttggatatatacccacaagtgggattactggatcgtATGGTTCtaattttgaggaacctccatattgttttctataatggctacactaatttacattccctctAATAATCACAGAGGTTTCCTTTTCTAcatatccttgtcaacacttgttatctctttttgataatagatattctaacagatgtgaggtgatatctcattgtggttttgatttgcattttcctgatgattcgTGAAGAGACGTGGTTTCTGTCTCTCTgggggttaggaagattcccccagagaagaaggtggcaacccactctggtgttcttgcctagaaaatcccatggacagaggagcctagcgggctatagtccacgggatcacccagagtcagacacaactgcagtgactgagcatgcacgcagtcTGCCCTATTATAAGGTTTTCTTCACCTTCATGAGGCAGAGGTCAGCTAACTGCAGCCAATAGGCCAAGTCTAGGCTCTCAGCCAAGGCTTCTCATGGACTCTTTTTTGTAAACAAAGTGTTATTATTGTAACACAGACATGCTCATTTGTTGTCTATGGCCACTTTGACACTGCAGTGACAGAAATGAGTAGTTGGTcttcaaagcctaaaatatttacaatctgACTCTTTACCAAAAAAGTTTGTTGACTTCTGGTGCAGTTAAACCTGAATAAGGTGCACAGAAGGCAGACATTTGGAGTCATCCAGGGTTGAGGCCTTGACAGGTGAGATGATGATGGCCAAAGGAGTTGAAGATCCTGGAGCTGAAGCATTCAACCTTGGAATCCAAGCTGAAGGAGGAAAAGTGAAGACAGGAGGAACTGATAGGGCCGCTGGGCTTTGCTTAGGTGTCTTAGAGGTGGTTGGGGGAGCTGAAATAAAATTCTGGTCATATGTAACTGAAATATGTGAATTCAAAGGAGGAGCAGTTTTTGGTGGTGCGAGTGTCCCGGGTGTGGTAGGTGACATTATATGGAACTGAGGGGCAGAGTACTGACTAGATTGTTTCTGTAGGTGCTGAAGTTCTCCAGAATGGAGCAGAAAGGAAATTGGTGAACCAGGAGGTTATCTTGTCTTAATCTCTGGaatttattagagaaaaataaattgctaacaatataaaaattactaaCAGTGTGACAATAGGTAAATAGAAAATTTGCTGCCTTTGTGATTACacttattttaaatgtcttttgatTATCAGATTGCTGATGTATTTAATTTTGAAGAAACAGTTTATAGTCATCATATGTCTCCGGTTGCCACCAAGCACTGTTTGGTAGCAGGTTTgtatttgtgttcttttgtttctttaacatACTGAAaactttttcccttttaatatcTAGTTAGTTTTGATATAAACATTTTAACCCAGATGAAGAtcacaattctttaaaaaaaaaacttaaatatatatttactatttatattCATTCCGTTTAACAGATATTGTACAAGTCAGGCACCATGCTAGATTTCAGAGTGGCTAGGATTTGAAAACTAAGAAAGCACatttctgggacttcctggtggctcagtggtatagaatctgcctgccagtccaggaggcatgggttcaatccctagtccaggaggatcccacatgccacagagcaactaagcccatgtgccacagctgttgagcctgtgctctagagcccgggcctgcagctgctgagctctcacactgaagcctgtgcactagacccagtgctctgcaacaagagaagccactgcaagaaaAGCTTGCACACTGTATCTAGAGAGTACAGAAAAAGGCCAcacagcatcaaagacccagcacagccaaaaagtaaatacataaataagtaaaaataaaattaagaaaaccacTATCATTTGTGGGgtgtttttaagaaagaaagaaagcacatTTCTGTTCTCttaagaattacttttttttcccctggtagctcagctgataaagaacccacctgcaatgcgggagacctgggtttggaagattccctggagaagggaaaggctacccactccagtattctttcctggcgaattccatggactgtatagtctgtagggttgcaaagagttggacacgactgagcaactttcactttaaagaacttttttaaaCCACCAAAGTTCAAAGTTTCTAAGTGAGTGCTAAGTGAAGTcgttcattcagtcgtgtccagctcatggactgtagcctaccaggctcctccctccatgggattctccaggcaagaatactggagtgggttgccatttccttctccaggggatcttcctgacccagggattgaacccgggtctcccgcattccaggcagacgctttaacctctgagccacctatgTAAACAAAATTTGGCAGCCTTCCATTCAACAcagtaaaacaaagaaatgatttcCTTCTCTCTGAGAATGTGTGATTCAAATTAAACATCCATTTCTATGAAagcacataaaacaaaaattttcatgtatgaagatgaaaaaatatttttctgatatcAGGCATCAGGTCCCTGTGATATTATTTCTGTGGCACTGCATAAATCTCCTCACCTCCGGACATCAGTCAGCTGCTTCATCTGTAGAGTTTGGGCACTAACTTGTCTTTGAGGCTCACTCAGTCTGTGTCCAGAGTTTCTGTGAATCTGTTACTAGTGATTTAGAAGTATATTATTAACATGGAACAGCtaagctattaaaataaaatgatttaagtGATAAAATAATGTAGAATTATACACGCATTGTACCAGTAcacatttcctggttttgatactGTGCTATAGTTACCTAACATATAACCATTGGGACAACCTGGGTGAAGGGTACATAGGGCCTCTTTGCACTATCTTTGCAGCttcctgtgaatctataattatttcaatgttaaatattgaaaaataataatagagtaATAGAGAATAATAGAGTGATCTTAGTACTGACATAGGACTAcaactaaaataattttctagttaTAAACATAAAAAACTAAAGTATATTATTAACATACATTTCTATATTTCTACAAGTGAAAATGTCGTGATTCATAATGGtagtttcttatttccttttggtgatcatttataattaaattatcttaaaccatttctgtttttgtttttacagttgGTACTAGAGGACCCAAAGTACAACTTTGTGACTTGAAGTCTGGATCCTGTTCCCACATTCTACAGGGTATTTTATTTGAAACAAGAACTACTTTGAGTAAACCattcaataaaatgaaacattactAACAATGCAGTCTTTGTAAACTACATGACTGATGTATTTTGTGCTAGTTGTTAGAAGTCAACAGGGAAATAAAGATCCTTCTGTGCAttattcttataaaactaaactatTAAGGAGACATTTATATGAACAATGGCTGCAGGGGAAGGTTAAAGGATACAGAAAGTCAAACCCAAAACTTTGTGTTATTTctacattgaaaaaaatgaactacTTATGAAACTTACATCGGTACAGCTGTCTCTATGAACATTATTTAATATTGTTCTGGCTGAGTAGATGTTCTTAATATTTAGGTACTTCttttctcaataaaaatattttagaaaaaatattgaaataaaatttggtaAAGTTTTACCAGCTTAAATTatttttgctacttttttttaTCAGTATTAGATTGTCTAATTctaaacagtgaaaaaaataggATGTAATTCAGAAATTCTGTCTGTATTCATCTCTGAGAAACACATAGTAAATATATTAGGAAAACTTGATGAGATGGGTAACATCTGTTTTATATTATGAATCTCTATGAAATACACTAAGTTgatgaaaatatataatttgaataGTTAGGTAGAAATGACTTAAAATGCTGAATTCACTTGTCCTATGTACTTATCACTTGTGctctaaacaaaaatttttatataaatgctttttataatcatgaattaaaataatttttttctgctaCGACTTTCTGAAAAAAGTTAGGAAACATTTTTAGTCTTTAAAATGTTGGTCTTGTATGGCCTGTTGCAGGGATTTTGTTGTAGAGATACATAAGTAAGCTTGAGCTATGTCATTTATTGATGGACTGACCTACTAGGTTAGCAGCTATATTTAAAAAGACAGACTCACTTGCTCTGGCTGTTCTTTCCAAACCAAACCCAagccttttataataaaatatcatatgtaAGGAATGTCCCATAGACTTCACATTAGTATTTaaatatagattattataaatgtgaaaaaatgattatatcagtttacttttaaaatttagtctGTGTTTTCTTCATAATCAGGCAAAGTTAGTTAGACTCTATCTTTTGATATTTCAAAAGGCATATTTCAAAATGCAAGTCATTATATACAGTTGTTTTGCAGGTCACAGACAAGAAATATTGGCCGTTTCCTGGTCACCACGTTATGAATATATCTTGGCAACTGCAAGGTAAAATGCAAACTATTTGGGTTTGAGATTAATAATTAAGGATAAgcattttgaaaagattattttatgTTAGGTACATGTTAAGCTATTAAGTAAGTCCTGAAAAATAATTGAGTTAAAGATTTTAATtcatattaccaaaaaaaatatttctgttcgTCGTAATCCTAATCCTGACTATCCAACCTGAAGatactcacttttaaaaataggtaaCAACCGAATCTATGTAGCAAAGCAAAACTCCTAACACTACCTGTGAAACACTATGTTGTGTCATTTTTGCATACAAAAGTGTAGCACTCTGTTAATTTAAAATCATTAGCATTTTAATTCACTTTCTTTAacccaaaattattttaaatctgatTCATCACTTCCATCCACATTCATTGATTCAGTTTACTGACAATTAATGATTCCTGTCGCGTgccacggagaaggaaatggcaacccactccagtgttcttgcctggagaatcccagggatgggggagcctggtgggctgccgtttatggggtcgcacagagtcggacacgactgaagcgacttagcaacagtagcagcagcagtcgtGTGCCAAGCATTGTACCAGGGACATAGAGGTAACATAGGCAGAGTCCCTCCAAGAAGGTAATAGTCTAGTGAGGGAGTATAGTCAGAAAAATCAGTGATTGCAGGACATCCTGAAAAATGCTTTAATAGAGATACATCTCTGAGAGGTTCAGTATGGGAAGAAAGAACAAGAGCACTTAACTCTTGAGGATCATGGGGTTTGGgagttttgtttgctggaaggaaGAGTCTTGTATATTTGAATGCTGAGGGAAGAGTATTGGTGGAGAGAAATTAGTGAAGATAAGAAATGGAGAGAATAATTGGTATATCAGGACCTTGAATAGACAGGCAAAGATAATATCAAGGGTCCCATTAGAAGGGGGACACTTGATCTGGCACATGAAGGGCACCATGACTACATGGAAGGAGGAAATAGTAAGTGTCAGTACAACTAAATATGTGACTTTGGCAGAGTTCAAGAAATGCAAACCCAGTTTCTTGTATTTTAGAACTTGATGTCATCTATTGAAAATACATGGATGCAGTTTTCAGAGAAGGTAGTAAAGGTTTGAAATAGCAGTTTTAATGAATGGAAGCGGGAGCTGATTAGGGGCACGCAGGATTGCTGGTCAGTATTGTATGCTCTGTTGAAGGTGTAGCTCACAGCTGTGCTATGacacagaaattaaaacagtgaATGACACAGACTTAACAATTGTCTCAAAATTGTTGAAGTCATGGGTATAAGGAACGAAATAAAATCACTAGAAGGCTTATAGGAGGGATCAATGACCTTATGAGATAGAGGCATGAGTGTCAAACAGAAAATTGTGAAACTTGAAGGGATAGGAAGTAGTAATCAAATTTTGATACagacattttaataaaactttttgcAGAAGAATTATTAGAAAAGCTACTTTTTTAGGTTTATAAAGAAATGTATCTCTATTTTTGTAAAGCTGCTAGCCCTCCTTCTCTGTCACAGTTTAGTCCCCAGAGAAACTTGTGTTAATAGTTTGCAGATTGTGACATTGAAATTTGTAATGTCTGAAGTAGAATAAAGTCTAGTATGTAcccacaaagtgaaagtgaaagtgttagtccctcagtcatgtctgactttgcgatcccatggactgtagccatggaaTCCTCTATCTATCTATGGAAttaaattctccagggaagaatactggagtgggatgccattcccttctccaggggatcttcccgacccagggatagaaccctgatctgcattgcaggcagtttatttaccatctgagccaccaaggaagccccaatgtAGCCACAAGAGGTTGCTAAAGAGTTGTGAAGGTGAGGAGCTAGGCGTTGGTTGTGTTCCATGCTAGAGTGGATTTACAttgttcttttctaatttggtTTTCCTCAAATCAAGAGGGAAATTTAGAGGCTTTCAATTCTCAGAGTACCCTAGGAATTCGAATCAGTTCTGGAATGGACCTGGTAGTCAATGTTAGGAGTCAGATATGTCCAAATCTTATGTTTCAGAAGAGACTTATGTCTTCAGACTCATACCATTGCAGACCTATTCCcctattgaaaagaaaaaaaaacaaattgagaATGGGAAACACTAACTTTTTGTCAGCCATTCCAGTTGGCTAGGTTTGCTTGTGATCTGTGAAAAGAATCAAAATTATAGAAAGAGATAAAccctgtatatatacattttaaaagatttttaaatgagaaataggCTTATAAAATACAGTGTAATGCTCTTTTTGATTAAAATGGCCTAGATAAACCCAATGGGTTAAAATATTATTAAGGGCTTTGTGAGGATATGATAGCATACTTGAACTGATTTATGTTTTCCTTAGGAGTAGTTTAGAAGCTGAAATTGATTTATGATCAtggttttacctttttattttcacttgaagTAAAATGCAAATAACTCTCTAATTCTAGGAGACATTAAAtgtatttcctttgttttggCAAAGATTGATTTGAGTAcaggaaatcaaataaaaatatattgtcctTATTATTCACCttattgtcagttttttttttatataaaaagaaaaaccattccTACCAAATTTAAGCAAAGTGAAATTAGTTCACTGCATGATTCTGTAAACATTTGAGTAACAAACAGTATAAAGGATATGGGGATTTAGCAGCAAGCTTACCAAGGAAAAAAGCTCTTAGCCTATCTTGTCTTTGGAGAGAAGGATGCTCATGtcattaaaaacaacagaaagagcaACAGAATCCCTTGtgatttaaaaaagataacttttttttctgtttttttcacttctttgtgCTTCTGTTGACTATTGGATATTTGCTGGAAAGGCAAAAGTATAGCCACCCAAATATACAAATGCATTTGTGCCAATATACTGAGATTGTGTATGCCAATAATACAGGAAACGTGGGTGAGGAGTAGAGTCCTTATCCTAGCTATATGTCAATGTAACATTTATTTCCTCTCAGTGCTGACAGTAGAGCAAAATTATGGGATGTGAGGAGAGCATCAGGATGCTTGATAACTCTTGATCAGCATAATGGGAAAAAGTCGCAAGCAGCTGAATCAGGTAATGAAAACTGCATTAATATACGAATATGACATtgacaatatttttatatagaaaaatttGAATTGAAACCAGATAATAAACAGATGTTGACAAActatagattttatattttttaaaaaaggcattcACAATGAATCAATTTCTAAATTTACATCAACTAATTATGGTTGTCTTTCTTCAAAATACAAGTATGTCATTCCTTCTGTTCctgaattttttaatgtattggtagaaactttttttttgctcACATGAGGCCAACTAATAATGCAAATTCAGTACCATTTAGGAAGTTATAATAAATTAAAGGAATGGTAACATTTTGTGGCAAGTTTGTCACAATAAAATTTGTGGTTGTATGAAATTTGAGTGCACTGCAGTCTAGGAGACAAAGTAATTCAATTGCATTTTTACAATAGAGTGTAATTTCTATGTAGATTAAAATTCTGATTTAGAATTAAATTTGGACCAGAAATACATTCAGATGAACTATTTAAAACCTATGTTTgttttaataatcttttaaattaagTTAATCAGACTATTGAAGATTATGGTTTCTTAAACCTGTTCATTTTGAAAGTAATATCACTTTTGATTGAGACTGGAACAGTTATCTTTAAGAAGGAAATATTGGTATTATTGATTTTTACTAAtccatgatggagaaggcaatggcaatccactccagtactcttgcctggaaaatcccatggacagaggagcctggtaggctgcagtccatggggtcgctaagagtcggacacaactgagcgacttcactttcacttttcactttcatgcattggaaaaggaaatggcagcccactccagtgttcttgcctagagaatcccagggacgggggagcctggtgggctctgtggggtcgcacagagtcggacgcgactgaagcgacttagtagtagtccATGAAGTGATTTTTAGATTGAAAATAGAGTATTAATATATAAGAAGTTTAAAaggtatttaattaaaatttttactgtttCTGTATTTaattaagagttgactcattggaaaagactctgatgctgggagggtttgggggcaggaggaaaaggggttgacagagaatgagatgtctggatggcatcaccgactcgatggacgtgagtttgagtgaactctgggagttggtgatggacacggaggcctggcgtgctgcagttcatggggtcgcaaagagtcggacacaactgagcgactgaactgaactgaatagcataGCTTACTTcctgaagaaaaattttatttggcaACATTTTTTCCATTTGGTTTTCCTATTTTCCTCTATTATTATGGTTCTAATTGTATAGCTTATCATATTCAAATAATCGaaaggattctttttttaaattgaaatgtagtttatttcaattttgtgttagtttcaggtgtacagcaaagtgattcacttaaacatatgtatatatttaaataattttaaatatagtcaGCTTACGTATTTTAAGTAGTTCAGATAGTTGTCCTTTACTGTGTTTAAAGGACATTATGTCCTTAAtgtctttaatatatttaataactatGTCATCAAGCATTACCTGTGTTGAATTTATAAAAAGAGATAATCTGAATTGTGTTTTTCATTGCAGCAAACACTGCTCATAATGGAAAGGTTAACGGCTTATGTTTTACAAGTGATGGTCTTCACCTACTCACTGTTGGCACAGATAATCGAATGAGGCTCTGGAATAGTTCCAATGGAGAAAATACACTGGTAAGACCTTTTTAAGTACTTTGAACCTTTTGGATATACATTAAAGAAATGGATCTGTGACATACACTTGGTATTTTTCTGTAGATTTAACTTTGTTTCTTGCCTCTGAATCATagctttcattttatatttttccattagtGAAATTCCGCATAATTCTCAACTCCACATAATCCACTCCACCTTACCCCCACTCCACTCTCCTCACTTAGTGGAGAATCACTAAGCAGTGATTAGAGTGATTAGCAGTGGAGAATCACTGCTCTACTGAGCCACTGTGCATAATGGGAATGTGCCATGTCTCAAGTATgttgaagaagaataaaagatTGAGAACAACTGATATAAATTAAAGCTATATAGTTAAATAGTCAAATTTTGTACTGTATCTGACTTGTAAGCAAAATCCAAAATGAATGTTATAATAGCAAAATGTATACCACTTTTAATACTGAAGTAGATGTGTTCTAAAAgtgctatattctttttttttaattgaagtgtagtttatttcaattttgtgttagtttcaggtgtacagcaaagtgattcacttaaacatatgtatatatctgtatatatctattttttcaattcttttcctttataggttattataagatattgtatatagtaccctgtgctatatagtaaatcctttttatttatatgttctatatatggtggtgtgtatctattaatctattaacaacaacagtaatatctattaatcccataccTCTAATatttctgccccaccccaccccacctcaccctctctttggtaaccatgactttgttttctgtgtctgtgggtctgtttctgttttgtaaataagtttatctgtataattttttagaACCCACATGTAAATGATAGCATATAACATTTATctttgactcacttcacttagtatgataatctctaggttcatccttgttgctgcaaatggcatttttttttatggctgagtaatattctagtgtgtgtgtgggtgtgtatatatctcacatgttctttatccattcatctgtcagtggacatttagtttgcttctgtGTCTTACTATAAATAGTTAAGCTGTGAATATTGGGGTCcgtgtatctttctgaattagcattttcttcttttccagatatatgtctaggagtggggttactggatcatatgataactct
Proteins encoded in this region:
- the ERCC8 gene encoding DNA excision repair protein ERCC-8 isoform X5; amino-acid sequence: MFTSSSFDKTLKVWDTNTLQIADVFNFEETVYSHHMSPVATKHCLVAVGTRGPKVQLCDLKSGSCSHILQGHRQEILAVSWSPRYEYILATASADSRAKLWDVRRASGCLITLDQHNGKKSQAAESANTAHNGKVNGLCFTSDGLHLLTVGTDNRMRLWNSSNGENTLVNYGKVYNDSRKGLKFTVSSGCSSEFVFVPYGSTIAVYTIYSGEQITMLKGHYKSVDCCVFQSNFQELYSGSRDCNILAWVPSLCESVPDDDDETSTRSQLNPAFEDAWSSSDEEG